In Deltaproteobacteria bacterium, one genomic interval encodes:
- a CDS encoding RES family NAD+ phosphorylase, producing MLDALERVEQSPYSGTVWRSVREGSDPLVCSRAGGRWDDGTLDVLYTSETREAAIAERRFHLYQGQPLPPSKVRYELFELAVRLDAVMRFPSLEALSAIGFDAASYGHLSYLERQREYPRSQEIAEACAFLGADGLLVPSARGPASNNLIVFCEQETRIVKTVVRSHGVVEVG from the coding sequence AGCAATCCCCCTACTCGGGAACGGTGTGGCGGTCGGTGCGAGAGGGCTCTGATCCGCTTGTATGCTCACGGGCTGGAGGACGTTGGGACGACGGCACGCTGGACGTGCTCTACACCTCGGAAACACGCGAGGCCGCCATCGCGGAGCGACGTTTTCATCTGTATCAAGGCCAGCCTCTTCCGCCTTCGAAAGTACGCTATGAGCTGTTTGAATTGGCGGTGCGCCTGGATGCGGTCATGCGCTTCCCCAGCCTCGAAGCACTCTCGGCCATCGGCTTCGATGCGGCCTCTTACGGCCACCTGAGCTATCTTGAGCGGCAGAGAGAATACCCGCGTTCTCAGGAGATCGCCGAGGCATGCGCCTTCCTGGGCGCGGACGGCTTGTTGGTCCCCAGCGCACGTGGTCCGGCGTCGAACAACTTGATCGTCTTCTGCGAACAGGAGACTCGGATCGTCAAAACGGTTGTTCGCAGCCATGGCGTCGTCGAAGTCGGTTGA
- a CDS encoding helicase-related protein, whose product MKLEDLQPSTAVKGILADSLVTVVNVQWFGSAALELTYKTPTGKVANELLYRDDEPRLEVVEVGRPWSLDGDGALFRLVSEAQRIRLAHLFDPVLAVHTSVVEPLPHQITAVYESMLSRQPLRFLLADDPGAGKTIMAGLLIKELMARGDLERCLVVCPGSLAEQWQDELYRRFQLPFEILTNDKLEAARTGNWFLETPLVIARLDKLSRGDDVQAKLSAPDCGWDLVVCDEAHKLSATFFGGEIKYTKRYRLGQLLSGLTRHFLLMTATPHNGKEEDFQLFMALLDGDRFEGRFRDGVHVTDVSDLMRRMVKERLLKFDGKPLFPQRIAYTVPYKLSEAEARLYTAVTDYVREEFNRAEALANAKRAGTVGFALTILQRRLASSPEAIYQSLRRRRERLESRLRDLEVLQRGRQDTFVPALNGPQFDAEDVEDLDDAPEQEIADAEVHILDQATAARSILELKAEIDTLRTLEAQALSVRQSGGDTKWRELASLLGEIFTSAGFADRVEDDATPYGAGPIPPPVPSPRQKLVLFTEHRDTLSYLQSRITTLLGRETSVVMIHGGMGREDRLKAEEAFRHDPEVQVLLATDAAGEGINLQRAHLMVNYDLPWNPNRLEQRFGRIHRIGQTEVCHLWNLVADETREGDVYRKLLDKLEQAREALGGQVFDVLGKLEFEGRPLRELLLEAIRYGEQPEVQARLDTAVDHALDRRMLQDLLEERQLVHDGMDAGRLHRIREDMERAEARRLQPHYIESFFREAFQRLGGSVRQRETRRYQVTHVPALVRNRDRLVSVREPVLPRYERIAFEKHMVAPPGQPLAAFVCPGHPLLDAVLDLTLERHRDLLKRGTILVDEGDNGTTPRMLFFVEHAVQDASLTRTGERRVVSKRVRYVELDADGATRHVHYAPYLDYRPLSDDEPGVEAVLDREECAWIRKDMEQTALSYAVEKVVPEHLKEVRAAKLSLIAKTEAAVKDRLTKEITYWDHRAEQLKLQEQAGKTGARLNSGEARKRADTLQVRLQKRLEELKLEAQISPLPPVVLGGLLVVPVGLIEAMSGGGVSGLRTPKDTQASAARARAIVMDVERRLGFEPTDREFEKLGYDIESRVPETGKLRFIEVKGRVSGAASITVTRNEVLYSLNKPDDFILAIVEFLGDDGQRVHYVRRPFGQEPDFGVTSVNYDFGELLARAERPS is encoded by the coding sequence ATGAAACTCGAAGACCTTCAACCTAGCACCGCCGTAAAGGGCATCCTTGCCGACAGCCTTGTCACCGTCGTCAATGTCCAGTGGTTCGGCTCGGCGGCGCTGGAGCTGACCTACAAGACGCCGACGGGCAAGGTCGCCAACGAACTGCTCTATCGCGACGACGAGCCCCGGCTCGAGGTCGTGGAAGTCGGTCGGCCCTGGAGCCTTGACGGGGACGGGGCGCTCTTCCGGCTCGTTTCCGAGGCACAACGCATTCGTCTGGCGCACCTGTTCGATCCGGTATTGGCCGTTCACACTTCGGTGGTGGAGCCGCTTCCGCATCAGATTACCGCCGTCTACGAGTCGATGTTGTCGCGCCAGCCGCTGCGTTTCCTGCTCGCCGACGACCCGGGAGCCGGCAAGACAATCATGGCGGGCCTGCTCATCAAGGAGCTGATGGCGCGAGGCGATCTGGAGCGTTGCCTGGTGGTCTGCCCGGGGAGTCTCGCGGAGCAATGGCAGGACGAACTCTACCGCAGGTTCCAGCTTCCGTTCGAGATCCTCACCAACGACAAGTTGGAAGCGGCGCGCACAGGCAATTGGTTTCTGGAAACCCCACTCGTGATCGCTCGCCTGGACAAACTGTCACGCGGCGACGACGTACAGGCCAAGCTCAGCGCCCCCGATTGCGGCTGGGATCTCGTGGTGTGCGATGAGGCGCACAAGCTGTCGGCCACCTTCTTCGGCGGCGAGATCAAGTACACGAAACGCTACCGGCTGGGCCAGCTCCTGTCGGGTCTGACACGGCACTTCCTGCTGATGACGGCGACGCCGCACAACGGCAAGGAGGAAGACTTCCAGCTATTCATGGCTTTGCTTGACGGCGACCGCTTCGAGGGCCGCTTCCGTGACGGGGTCCACGTCACGGATGTCTCTGACCTGATGCGGCGCATGGTCAAGGAACGTCTTCTGAAGTTCGACGGCAAGCCGCTCTTTCCGCAGCGCATCGCCTATACGGTCCCTTACAAGCTGTCGGAGGCTGAGGCTCGGCTCTACACGGCCGTCACCGACTATGTGCGCGAGGAGTTCAATCGCGCGGAGGCGCTGGCCAACGCCAAGCGGGCCGGCACGGTGGGCTTCGCCCTGACAATCCTCCAGCGGCGGCTCGCCTCGTCGCCGGAAGCGATCTATCAGTCGCTTCGCCGGCGGCGCGAACGCCTGGAGAGCCGCCTGCGCGACTTGGAGGTGCTTCAACGGGGCCGACAGGACACCTTTGTTCCCGCGTTGAACGGTCCACAGTTCGATGCGGAAGATGTCGAGGATCTTGACGATGCGCCGGAACAGGAGATAGCCGACGCGGAGGTGCACATCCTTGATCAGGCGACGGCCGCCCGCTCTATTCTAGAGCTCAAGGCGGAGATCGACACGCTAAGAACACTGGAGGCGCAAGCGTTGAGTGTGCGCCAGAGCGGTGGCGACACGAAGTGGCGAGAGCTGGCGAGCCTTCTCGGCGAGATCTTCACGTCGGCCGGGTTCGCCGATCGAGTCGAGGACGATGCGACCCCCTACGGGGCAGGTCCAATCCCGCCACCTGTGCCGTCCCCGCGGCAGAAGCTGGTTCTTTTCACCGAGCATCGCGACACCTTGAGTTATCTTCAGAGCCGAATCACTACTCTGCTTGGGCGTGAAACCTCGGTCGTGATGATCCACGGCGGCATGGGCCGGGAGGATCGACTCAAGGCGGAGGAAGCGTTCCGGCACGACCCCGAGGTCCAGGTGCTGCTGGCGACAGACGCCGCGGGAGAAGGCATCAACCTGCAGCGCGCCCACCTGATGGTGAACTACGATCTGCCCTGGAACCCCAATCGCCTGGAGCAACGTTTCGGCCGCATTCACCGGATCGGCCAGACGGAAGTGTGCCACCTGTGGAACCTGGTGGCGGACGAAACACGAGAGGGCGACGTCTACCGCAAGTTGCTGGACAAGCTGGAGCAGGCGCGAGAGGCGCTGGGAGGTCAGGTATTCGACGTGCTCGGCAAGTTGGAGTTCGAAGGAAGGCCGCTGCGAGAACTCCTGCTGGAGGCCATTCGGTACGGCGAGCAGCCGGAAGTTCAGGCCCGTTTGGATACCGCGGTGGATCACGCGCTGGATCGTCGCATGCTCCAGGACCTGCTGGAGGAGCGGCAGTTGGTCCATGATGGCATGGACGCGGGCCGGTTGCACCGGATTCGTGAAGACATGGAGCGGGCCGAAGCGCGTCGCCTTCAGCCGCACTACATCGAGTCGTTCTTCCGGGAAGCGTTCCAGCGCCTGGGTGGCTCGGTGCGGCAACGTGAGACCCGCCGTTACCAGGTAACCCATGTCCCGGCGTTGGTCCGCAACCGCGACCGGTTGGTTAGCGTGCGTGAGCCGGTGTTGCCTCGTTACGAGCGCATTGCTTTCGAGAAACACATGGTGGCGCCCCCGGGCCAACCCTTGGCGGCCTTCGTCTGCCCGGGACATCCGTTGCTGGATGCTGTTCTCGATCTGACCCTCGAACGTCACCGCGATCTCCTGAAGCGAGGTACGATTTTGGTGGACGAGGGCGACAACGGGACCACTCCCCGTATGCTCTTTTTCGTCGAACATGCCGTGCAAGACGCAAGCCTCACCCGCACCGGCGAACGGCGAGTCGTGTCGAAGCGGGTGCGTTACGTGGAACTCGATGCGGACGGAGCGACGCGTCACGTACATTATGCGCCGTATCTGGATTACCGGCCGTTGTCGGACGACGAACCGGGGGTCGAGGCCGTCCTCGACCGTGAGGAATGCGCGTGGATTCGTAAGGATATGGAACAGACGGCCCTGTCTTACGCTGTCGAAAAGGTCGTCCCCGAGCACCTGAAGGAAGTGCGTGCCGCCAAGCTGAGTTTGATCGCGAAGACCGAGGCTGCGGTCAAGGACCGCCTGACGAAGGAAATCACCTATTGGGATCACCGGGCCGAACAGCTCAAGCTCCAGGAACAAGCCGGCAAGACCGGTGCGCGGCTCAACTCAGGAGAGGCGAGGAAGCGGGCGGACACCCTCCAGGTGCGGTTGCAGAAGCGGCTGGAGGAACTGAAACTCGAAGCACAGATCTCACCATTGCCCCCGGTGGTGCTGGGCGGCTTGCTGGTAGTTCCCGTCGGCTTGATCGAAGCCATGTCCGGGGGTGGCGTGTCAGGACTCAGGACGCCGAAGGACACCCAGGCGTCCGCCGCGCGCGCCCGAGCCATCGTCATGGATGTGGAGCGGCGTTTGGGCTTCGAACCTACTGATCGGGAGTTCGAGAAGCTGGGCTACGACATCGAGAGCCGGGTGCCCGAAACCGGCAAGTTGCGGTTCATCGAGGTGAAGGGCCGCGTCAGTGGGGCAGCTTCCATCACGGTTACGCGCAACGAGGTCCTCTACTCCCTGAACAAGCCTGACGACTTCATCCTCGCCATCGTCGAGTTCCTGGGAGACGACGGTCAGCGGGTCCATTATGTTCGCCGACCCTTCGGGCAGGAACCGGACTTCGGGGTGACGAGCGTCAACTATGATTTTGGGGAGTTGTTGGCGCGGGCGGAGAGGCCGAGTTAG